GAACATTGATTTATGTCTCAGGCTCTTTACGAATCAATACCTCGACGCATTTTTTCTGCAAGCAAAGTATTATTTAATACCATAGTAATTGTTAATGGACCAACGCCACCAGGAACTGGTGTAATAGCTCCAGCAATTTCTTTAACCGCATCATAATCAACGTCACCTTTTAATTTGCCATTTTCATCTGGCGTATTGCCAACATCGATAATTACTGCTCCTTCTTTGACCACATCTTTTGTTACTAAACCAGGCTTACCAACTGCACTGACAATGACATCAGCATCTTTTAAATATGATGCCATATCTTTTGAACGAGAATGTAAGATTGTTACTGATGCATTTTTTTGAAGTAGTAACTTAGAAACTGGTTGTCCGACAATATGACTTCGTCCAATTACAACTGCATTTTTACCTTCTAAATCAATATCAGCATGTTTTAATATTTCCATGATGCCGAGCGGTGTGCAAGGTACAAAAGTTTGTTCATCGATATATAATTTCCCTATATTTATTG
The genomic region above belongs to Staphylococcus aureus and contains:
- the folD gene encoding bifunctional methylenetetrahydrofolate dehydrogenase/methenyltetrahydrofolate cyclohydrolase FolD, with amino-acid sequence MVAKILDGKQIAKDYRQGLQDQVEALKEKGFTPKLSVILVGNDGASQSYVRSKKKAAEKIGMISEIVHLEETATEEEVLNELNRLNNDDSVSGILVQVPLPKQVSEQKILEAINPEKDVDGFHPINIGKLYIDEQTFVPCTPLGIMEILKHADIDLEGKNAVVIGRSHIVGQPVSKLLLQKNASVTILHSRSKDMASYLKDADVIVSAVGKPGLVTKDVVKEGAVIIDVGNTPDENGKLKGDVDYDAVKEIAGAITPVPGGVGPLTITMVLNNTLLAEKMRRGIDS